A genomic segment from Malus domestica chromosome 05, GDT2T_hap1 encodes:
- the LOC103435392 gene encoding peroxisomal 2,4-dienoyl-CoA reductase [(3E)-enoyl-CoA-producing]-like: MESPFKADAVKGKVTLITGGGSGIGFEISTQFGKHGASIAIMGRRKQVLDSAVSELRSLGIQAVGFVGDVRKQEDAKRVVESTFQHFGRLDILVNAAAGNFLASAEDLSPNGFRTVMDIDAVGTFTMCYEVLKYLKKGGPGRGSSGGGTILNISATLHYTAAWYQVHVSAAKAAVDATMRNLALEWGTDYDIRVNGIAPGPIGDTPGMSKLAPTEINSKARDYMPLYKLGDKWDIAMAALYLTSDAGKFINGTVIVVDGGLWLSRPRHLPKEAVKQLSRSVEKRSRDAPVGVPSSKL; this comes from the exons atggagtcgCCGTTCAAGGCTGATGCGGTCAAAGGGAAGGTGACTCTTATAACCGGAGGCGGGTCAGGAATCGGGTTCGAAATATCGACCCAATTCGGCAAGCATGGAGCATCGATTGCCATCATGGGCCGCCGGAAGCAAGTGCTGGACTCTGCCGTCTCCGAGCTTCGCTCTCTTGGAATTCAG gCTGTTGGTTTTGTGGGGGATGTTCGTAAACAGGAAGATGCAAAACGAGTGGTGGAATCAACTTTCCAGCATTTTGGTAGGCTTGACATACTTGTGAATGCCGCAGCTGGCAATTTTCTTGCATCAGCAGAGGACCTGTCCCCTAATGGATTTCGAACAG TTATGGATATTGATGCTGTTGGCACATTCACAATGTGCTACGAAGTACTCAAGTATCTTAAAAAAGGAGGTCCTGGAAGGGGCTCATCTGGTGGTGGAACAATATTGAACATCAGTGCTACTTTACATTATACGGCTGCTTGGTATCAAGTCCATGTATCAGCCGCCAAG GCAGCTGTTGATGCCACTATGAGAAACTTGGCACTGGAGTGGGGAACTGACTACGACATTAGGGTCAATGGAATAGCACCGGGTCCCATTGGTGATACGCCTGGCATGAGTAAACTTGCACCAACAGAGATAAATAGCAAAGCTAGAGATTACATGCCTTTGTATAAACTAGGGGACAAATGGGATATTGCTATGGCCGCTCTCTACCTTACTTCAGATGCAG GtaaattcatcaatggaacTGTCATTGTAGTTGATGGGGGACTTTGGCTGAGCCGACCTcgccatctgccaaaagaagCAGTGAAACAGCTTTCCCGATCAGTAGAAAAGAGATCTAGAGATGCACCAGTAGGGGTTCCGAGCAGCAAGTTGTAA
- the LOC103435391 gene encoding ATP-dependent zinc metalloprotease FTSH 12, chloroplastic, with protein sequence MDLQITFKSNPLLVSSTPFSHTSPRPLLFNLPTKHRPKISRQKPTFRVMASVNSNGPDGFSWQNLTRSIRRGSERFWSDFGESVKKETGFDLKEANVTVGEFVGRIGDGLKKGGTELERFRTELLPEFVSWNRWERWKDLKTWESKRVAALIFYVFITLVSCQRIYIAIRAPLQNRQRKELTEAYMEAVIPEPSPINVRRFKKGMWRKMTPKGLKMKKFVEGPDGTLVHDSSYVGEDAWDDDPQPPQDNVKQIIDSDVKLNPEEKKELEEDLGISGQVQEDSGTWRERLQKWNVVLQKEKLAEQLDSAKSKYVVEFDMKEVENSLRKDVVEKVTETQGTRALWIAKRWWLYRPRLPYTYFLQKLDCSEVAAVVFTEDLKRIYVTMKEGFPLEYVVDIPLDPYLFEIISSSGVEVDLLQKRQIHYFMKVLIALVPGILILWLIRESVMLLHITSKRFLYKKYNQLFDMAYAENFILPVGDVGETNSMSKEVVLGGDVWDLLDELMVYMGNPMQYYEREVKFVRGVLLSGPPGTGKTLFARTLAKESGMPFVFASGAEFTDSEKSGAARINEMFSIARRNAPSFVFVDEIDAIAGRHARLDPRRRATFEALIAQLDGEKEKTGVDRFSLRQAVIFICATNRPDELDLEFVRPGRIDRRLYIGLPDAKQRVQIFGVHSAGKQLAEDVDFGKLVFRTVGFSGADIRNLVNEAAIMSVRKGRSRIYQEDIVDVLDKQLLEGMGVLLTEEEQQKCEQSVSSEKKKLLAVHEAGHIVLAHLFPQFDWHAFSQLLPGGKETAISVFFPREDMVDQGYTTFGYMMMQMVVAHGGRCAERVVFGDDITDGGRDDLEKITKIAREMVISPQNSRLGLTSLTKRVGLVDRPDSPDGELIRYRWDDPHVIPANMTLEVSELFTRELTRYIEETEELAMNGLRNNRHILDMIIKELLEKSRITGLEVEEKIKDLSPVMFEDFVKPFQIDLEKDGPLPHNDQLRYKPLDIYPAPLHRC encoded by the exons ATGGACcttcaaatcacattcaaatcgAACCCACTTCTCGTTTCTTCGACCCCATTCAGTCACACATCTCCAAGACCCCTTCTTTTCAACCTGCCCACAAAGCACAGACCCAAAATTTCCCGGCAAAAACCAACCTTTCGAGTTATGGCGTCTGTAAATTCAAATGGGCCTGATGGGTTTTCTTGGCAGAATCTGACTCGGTCCATACGCCGCGGTTCGGAGCGGTTTTGGTCAGATTTTGGTGAGTCAGTGAAGAAGGAAACTGGGTTTGATTTGAAGGAAGCTAATGTGACGGTAGGTGAGTTTGTTGGGCGAATTGGGGACGGGTTAAAGAAGGGTGGGACTGAGTTGGAGCGGTTTAGGACTGAGTTGCTGCCGGAGTTCGTCAGCTGGAATCGGTGGGAACGTTGGAAG GATCTCAAGACATGGGAATCTAAAAGAGTTGCTGCTTTGATTTTCTATGTTTTTATTACCTTAGTTTCTTGTCAAAGAATATATATAGCAATTCGAGCTCCTCTACAAAATCGTCAAAGAAAAGAGTTGACAGAGGCTTATATGGAGGCAGTGATTCCTGAACCATCTCCAATCAATGTTAGAAG GTTTAAGAAGGGCATGTGGAGGAAGATGACACCCAAAGGCTTGAAGATGAAGAAGTTTGTTGAAGGACCTGATGGAACACTTGTTCATGATAGTTCTTATGTTGGAGAGGATGCATGGGATGATGATCCACAGCCGCCTCAGGACAATGTGAAACAAATTATTGACAGTGATGTGAAATTAAATCCAGAGGAGAAGAAGGAACTGGAGGAAGACTTGGGAATTTCTG GGCAAGTTCAAGAAGATAGTGGAACATGGCGTGAAAGACTTCAAAAATGGAATGTGGTCCTTCAGAAGGAAAAGTTAGCTGAGCAGTTGGACTCtgcaaaatctaagtatgtagTTGAATTTGACATGAAAGAGGTTGAAAACAGTCTTCGCAAAGATGTGGTGGAAAAGGTAACAGAGACACAGGGAACCAGGGCATTATGGATAGCTAAAAGATGGTGGCTATATCGTCCTAGACTTCCATATACGTACTTTCTTCAGAAGCTTGATTGCTCTGAG GTAGCTGCTGTTGTATTTACTGAGGACCTAAAAAGGATATATGTTACCATGAAAGAGGGTTTTCCATTAGAATATGTT GTTGATATCCCCCTAGACCCTTACTTGTTTGAGATTATCTCAAGTTCTGGAGTTGaagttgatcttcttcaaaaGCGCCAGATCCACTACTTTATGAAAGTTCTAATTGCATTGGTGCCTGGGATACTTATTCTCTGGCTTATACGCGAGTCTGTGATGCTTCTGCACATCACTTCTAAGCGTTTCCTTTACAAAAAGTATAATCAACTTTTTGACATGGCTTATGCGGAAAATTTTATCCTG CCTGTTGGAGATGTGGGGGAAACAAACTCAATGTCCAAGGAAGTTGTGTTAGGAGGTGATGTTTGGGATCTTCTTGACGAGCTGATGGTTTATATGGGAAATCCAATGCAATACTATGAAAGAGAAGTCAAGTTTGTCCGG GGTGTTCTTCTCTCTGGACCTCCTGGAACTGGAAAAACACTTTTTGCGAGGACATTAGCCAAGGAAAGTGGAATGCCATTTGTTTTTGCTTCGGGTGCTGAGTTCACAGATAGTGAAAAAAGTGGTGCTGCAAGAATTAATGAGATGTTTTCGATCGCAAGGAGAAAT GCTCCTTCTTTTGTATTTGTGGATGAAATAGATGCTATTGCCGGAAGGCATGCAAGATTGGATCCTCGAAGGAGAGCAACATTTGAGGCTTTGATTGCACAGCTTGATGGGGA GAAGGAAAAAACTGGTGTTGATCGGTTCTCTCTTAGACAAGCTGTGATATTCATCTGTGCTACGAATAGGCCAGATGAGTTAGACCTTGAATTTGTTCGACCTGGGCGTATTGACCGTCGACTGTATATTGGTTTGCCTGATGCAAAGCAACGAGTGCAAATTTTTGGTGTGCACAGTGCTGGAAAGCAACTTGCAGAAGATGTAGACTTTGGAAAA CTTGTTTTCCGCACTGTTGGTTTTTCTGGGGCAGATATTCGGAATCTTGTCAATGAAGCAGCAATCATGTCA GTGAGGAAAGGGCGTTCGAGGATCTACCAGGAAGACATTGTTGATGTGTTAGATAAACAATTGCTTGAGGGTATGGGTGTACTTCTTACTGAAGAAGAGCAGCAAAAATGCGAACAAAGT GTGTCTTCGGAAAAGAAGAAACTGCTAGCTGTTCATGAAGCTGGTCACATAGTGTTGGCTCATCTGTTTCCTCAATTTGATTGGCATGCATTTTCTCAGCTTCTGCCTGGTGGAAAG GAAACTGCAATATCTGTGTTTTTCCCCCGAGAAGATATGGTAGACCAAGGTTATACGACCTTTGGCTATATGATGATGCAAATGGTGGTAGCTCATGGTGGGCGTTGTGCTGAGCGTGTTGTGTTTGGTGATGACATAACTGATGGAGGAAGAGATGATTTGGAGAAGATAACAAAG ATTGCTCGAGAGATGGTAATCAGCCCTCAAAATTCAAGGTTGGGGCTTACATCTTTAACCAAGAGAGTTGGACTTGTGGATCGACCAGATAGTCCAGATGGCGAGTTGATCAGATACAGG TGGGATGACCCCCATGTGATTCCGGCCAATATGACGCTTGAAGTGTCTGAGCTATTTACCCGAGAATTGACAAGG TACATTGAAGAAACAGAAGAACTCGCAATGAATGGTTTGAGAAACAATAGGCACATATTGGACATGATTATAAAGGAACTATTGGAAAAGTCGAGGATTACTGGTTTG GAGGTTGAAGAGAAAATTAAGGATCTTTCTCCTGTGATGTTTGAGGATTTTGTGAAGCCGTTTCAAATAGACTTGGAAAAG GATGGTCCGTTGCCACACAACGATCAGTTGCGGTATAAACCACTGGACATATATCCTGCACCACTGCATAGATGTTAA